A genome region from Stenotrophomonas maltophilia includes the following:
- the greA gene encoding transcription elongation factor GreA: MTMKGAQKLRDELDHLKSVKRPKVIAAIAEAREHGDLKENAEYHAAREEQGFIEGRIKQLEGELSHAEIIDVSKLNAGSKVVFGASVTLADVETDEEKKYQIVGDLEADIKLGLIAISSPVARAMIGKLEGDSIVIDAPAGQREYEIVSVSYVD, translated from the coding sequence ATCACCATGAAGGGCGCGCAGAAGCTGCGCGATGAGCTGGATCACCTGAAGTCGGTCAAGCGCCCGAAAGTCATTGCGGCCATCGCCGAAGCGCGTGAGCACGGCGACCTGAAGGAGAATGCCGAGTACCACGCCGCGCGCGAGGAGCAGGGCTTCATCGAAGGGCGCATCAAGCAGCTGGAAGGCGAGCTGTCGCACGCCGAGATCATCGACGTGAGCAAGCTCAACGCCGGCTCCAAGGTGGTGTTCGGCGCCAGCGTGACGCTGGCTGACGTGGAAACCGACGAAGAGAAGAAGTACCAGATCGTCGGTGACCTGGAAGCGGACATCAAGCTGGGCCTGATCGCGATTTCCTCGCCTGTGGCGCGCGCGATGATCGGCAAGCTGGAAGGCGATTCGATCGTGATCGACGCCCCGGCCGGCCAGCGCGAGTACGAGATCGTCAGCGTCAGCTACGTGGACTGA
- the carB gene encoding carbamoyl-phosphate synthase large subunit, which translates to MPKRTDLKTILIIGAGPIVIGQACEFDYSGAQACKALRDEGYRVVLVNSNPATIMTDPEMADAVYIEPINWQTVEKIIAKEKPDALLPTMGGQTALNCALDLADHGVLEKYNVELIGAKREAIRMAEDRELFRVAMGEIGLECPTAAVAHTLDEALEIQTRVGYPTIIRPSFTLGGSGGGIAYNREELVEIVSRGLELSPTTEVLVEESVLGWKEFEMEVVRDTADNCIIVCSIENLDPMGVHTGDSITVAPAQTLTDKEYQRLRDASIAVLRKIGVDTGGSNVQFGINPKTGRVVVIEMNPRVSRSSALASKATGFPIAKVAAKLAVGYTLDELKNEITGGLTPASFEPSIDYVVTKIPRFAFEKFPAADARLTTQMKSVGEVMAMGRTFQESVQKALRGLETGKVGFDPTGLDLGNEEDLQTLRRELKAPGPERLFFVADAFRAGMSVEEIYALSFIDHWFLDQIEEIIAAETAVAADGIDALDAARLRKLKRAGFSDARLAQLIGTNEAAIRALRRAHKVRPVYKRVDSCAGEFSTGTAYLYSTYEDECEAAPSNRDKIMILGGGPNRIGQGIEFDYCCVHAALALREDGYETIMVNCNPETVSTDYDTSDRLYFEPLTLEDVLEIVELEQPKGVIVQYGGQTPLKLARALEANGVPVIGTSPDSIDLAEDRERFQQLVDKLGLKQPPNRIARNDQEALLLAREIGYPLVVRPSYVLGGRAMEIVYGEADLARYVRDAVKVSNDSPVLLDRFLDNAVECDVDIIADKDGNVLIGGVMEHIEEAGVHSGDSSCSLPPYSLSAETQAELRRQVVELAKALNVVGLMNTQFAIQTSDEGADTIYLLEVNPRASRTVPFVSKATGMPLAKIAARCMAGKSLAEQGATKEIVPDYYSVKEAIFPFAKFQGVDPILGPEMRSTGEVMGVGRTFNAAFARAQEAGGIKAPPVGKAFVSVRDPDKKRVLPVAKALLARGYSLVATRGTAAWLQQHGMDCEIINKVVEGRPHIVDSIKNGEIVYIVNTTEGRSAINDSFSIRREALQHRVTYSTTIAGAKALVDSLEFRGTGPVWSLQELHKELNA; encoded by the coding sequence ATGCCCAAGCGCACTGACCTCAAGACCATCCTCATCATCGGTGCTGGCCCGATCGTCATCGGCCAGGCCTGCGAGTTCGACTACTCCGGCGCCCAGGCCTGCAAGGCCCTGCGTGACGAGGGTTACCGCGTGGTGCTGGTCAACAGCAACCCGGCCACGATCATGACCGACCCGGAGATGGCCGACGCCGTCTACATCGAGCCGATCAACTGGCAGACGGTCGAGAAGATCATCGCCAAGGAAAAGCCCGACGCGCTGCTGCCGACCATGGGTGGCCAGACCGCGCTGAACTGCGCGCTGGACCTTGCCGACCACGGCGTGCTGGAGAAGTACAACGTCGAACTGATCGGCGCCAAGCGCGAAGCGATCCGCATGGCCGAAGATCGCGAGCTGTTCCGCGTGGCCATGGGTGAGATCGGCCTGGAATGCCCGACCGCCGCCGTCGCCCACACCCTGGACGAAGCGCTGGAGATCCAGACCCGCGTCGGCTACCCGACCATCATCCGCCCCAGCTTCACCCTGGGCGGCAGCGGTGGCGGCATCGCCTACAACCGCGAAGAGCTGGTCGAGATAGTCAGCCGCGGCCTGGAACTGTCGCCGACCACCGAAGTGCTGGTGGAAGAGTCGGTGCTGGGCTGGAAGGAGTTCGAGATGGAAGTGGTCCGCGATACGGCGGACAACTGCATCATCGTCTGCTCGATCGAAAACCTGGACCCGATGGGCGTGCACACCGGTGACTCGATCACCGTGGCGCCGGCGCAGACCCTGACCGACAAGGAATACCAGCGCCTGCGCGATGCCTCCATCGCCGTGCTGCGCAAGATCGGCGTCGATACCGGTGGCTCGAACGTGCAGTTTGGTATCAACCCGAAGACCGGCCGCGTGGTCGTCATCGAGATGAATCCGCGTGTGTCGCGTTCCTCGGCGCTGGCCTCCAAGGCCACCGGCTTCCCGATTGCCAAGGTCGCCGCGAAGCTGGCCGTGGGCTACACCCTGGACGAACTGAAGAACGAGATCACCGGCGGCCTGACCCCGGCGTCGTTCGAGCCGTCCATCGACTACGTCGTCACCAAGATCCCGCGCTTCGCATTCGAGAAGTTCCCGGCCGCCGATGCCCGCCTGACCACCCAGATGAAGTCGGTGGGCGAGGTGATGGCGATGGGCCGTACCTTCCAGGAGTCGGTGCAGAAGGCGCTGCGCGGCCTGGAAACCGGCAAGGTCGGCTTCGATCCGACCGGCCTGGACCTGGGCAATGAAGAAGACCTGCAGACCCTGCGCCGCGAACTGAAGGCACCGGGTCCGGAGCGCCTGTTCTTCGTCGCTGATGCGTTCCGCGCCGGCATGAGCGTTGAAGAAATCTACGCACTGTCGTTCATCGATCACTGGTTCCTGGACCAGATCGAGGAAATCATCGCCGCGGAAACCGCCGTCGCCGCCGATGGCATCGACGCGCTGGACGCCGCGCGCCTGCGCAAGCTGAAGCGCGCCGGTTTCTCCGACGCGCGCCTGGCGCAGCTGATCGGTACCAACGAAGCCGCCATCCGCGCGCTGCGTCGTGCGCACAAGGTGCGCCCGGTCTACAAGCGCGTCGACTCCTGTGCCGGTGAATTCTCCACCGGTACCGCCTACCTGTACTCGACCTACGAGGACGAGTGCGAGGCTGCGCCGAGCAACCGCGACAAGATCATGATCCTGGGCGGTGGCCCGAACCGCATCGGCCAGGGCATCGAGTTCGATTACTGCTGCGTGCACGCGGCACTGGCGCTGCGCGAGGATGGTTATGAAACCATCATGGTCAACTGCAACCCGGAAACCGTGTCGACCGACTACGACACTTCCGACCGCCTGTACTTCGAGCCGCTGACCCTGGAAGACGTGCTGGAAATCGTCGAGCTGGAACAGCCGAAGGGCGTGATCGTGCAGTACGGCGGCCAGACCCCGCTGAAGCTTGCGCGCGCGCTGGAAGCCAACGGCGTGCCGGTGATCGGCACCAGCCCGGACTCGATCGACCTGGCCGAAGACCGCGAGCGCTTCCAGCAGCTGGTGGACAAGCTGGGCCTGAAGCAGCCGCCGAACCGCATCGCCCGCAACGACCAGGAAGCCTTGCTGCTGGCCCGCGAGATCGGCTACCCGCTGGTGGTGCGCCCGAGCTACGTGCTGGGCGGCCGTGCGATGGAAATCGTCTACGGCGAAGCCGATCTGGCCCGCTACGTGCGCGACGCGGTGAAGGTGTCCAACGATTCGCCGGTGCTGTTGGACCGCTTCCTCGACAACGCGGTCGAGTGCGACGTCGACATCATCGCCGACAAGGATGGCAACGTCCTGATCGGCGGCGTGATGGAGCACATCGAAGAAGCCGGCGTGCACTCGGGCGATTCCTCGTGCTCGCTGCCGCCGTACTCGCTGTCCGCTGAAACCCAGGCCGAGCTGCGCCGCCAGGTGGTGGAACTGGCCAAGGCCCTGAACGTGGTCGGCCTGATGAACACCCAGTTCGCAATCCAGACCAGCGACGAAGGTGCCGACACCATCTACCTGCTGGAAGTGAACCCGCGTGCCTCGCGCACCGTGCCGTTCGTGTCCAAGGCCACCGGCATGCCGCTGGCGAAGATTGCCGCCCGCTGCATGGCTGGCAAGAGCCTGGCCGAGCAGGGCGCGACCAAGGAAATCGTGCCGGACTACTACTCGGTGAAGGAAGCGATCTTCCCGTTCGCCAAGTTCCAGGGCGTCGACCCGATCCTCGGGCCGGAGATGCGCTCCACCGGTGAGGTGATGGGCGTCGGCCGCACCTTCAACGCCGCTTTTGCGCGTGCGCAGGAAGCCGGTGGCATCAAGGCGCCGCCGGTCGGCAAGGCCTTCGTCTCGGTGCGCGATCCGGACAAGAAGCGCGTGCTGCCGGTGGCCAAGGCCCTGCTGGCGCGCGGCTACAGCCTGGTCGCCACCCGTGGCACCGCCGCGTGGCTGCAGCAGCACGGTATGGACTGCGAGATCATCAACAAGGTGGTCGAAGGCCGTCCGCACATCGTCGACTCGATCAAGAACGGCGAGATCGTCTACATCGTCAACACGACCGAAGGTCGTTCGGCGATCAACGACTCGTTCTCGATCCGTCGCGAGGCGCTGCAGCACCGCGTCACCTACTCGACCACCATTGCCGGCGCCAAGGCGCTGGTGGATTCACTGGAATTCCGCGGTACCGGCCCCGTCTGGTCGCTGCAGGAGCTGCACAAGGAGTTGAATGCATGA
- a CDS encoding phosphoglycerate mutase, with amino-acid sequence MATATLLLPARSRFAAAALPDDVARALGRATTVQVAPGERAQLTRHFTVAAPHWPVAAMTRQRDVGDAAGASWLRADPACMVPDMHGARMMAYGETLRPTLADCLALLPVLQPLFADAGFVLDAPDPSRWYLRLPIDMALPDFDSPDEVLGDDLFSHLPEGEGGRRWRALMTEAQVLLHNHSWNQQRAAQGQQPINSLWFWGGGVMPVSVSTPHAQVRSRDALLQGLALAAGVAVDGEQAVDALVDLRQLRSLQQLGNDAIRPLLAALKRGELQRLVLDFEDGLQFQLDRGQRWQFWKKPRQLHD; translated from the coding sequence GTGGCGACGGCGACCCTGCTGTTGCCTGCACGCAGCCGCTTTGCCGCGGCTGCGCTGCCGGACGATGTGGCGCGTGCGCTCGGCCGTGCCACGACGGTGCAGGTCGCACCGGGCGAACGTGCACAACTGACGCGCCATTTCACGGTTGCCGCGCCGCATTGGCCGGTAGCCGCGATGACCCGCCAGCGCGACGTCGGCGATGCAGCCGGCGCCAGCTGGCTGCGTGCCGACCCGGCCTGCATGGTGCCGGACATGCACGGCGCGCGGATGATGGCCTACGGCGAGACGCTGCGGCCGACATTGGCCGACTGCCTGGCACTGTTGCCGGTGCTGCAGCCGCTGTTTGCCGATGCCGGATTCGTGCTCGACGCGCCGGACCCTTCGCGCTGGTACCTGCGGCTTCCGATCGACATGGCGTTGCCTGACTTCGACAGCCCGGACGAGGTGCTCGGCGATGACCTGTTCTCGCACCTGCCCGAAGGCGAGGGCGGTCGCCGCTGGCGCGCGCTGATGACCGAAGCGCAGGTGCTGCTGCACAACCATTCCTGGAACCAGCAACGTGCCGCGCAGGGCCAGCAGCCGATCAACTCGCTGTGGTTCTGGGGCGGTGGCGTGATGCCGGTGTCGGTGAGTACGCCACACGCGCAGGTGCGCAGCCGCGATGCCCTGCTGCAGGGCCTGGCTCTGGCCGCGGGTGTGGCGGTCGATGGCGAGCAGGCCGTGGATGCACTGGTCGATCTGCGCCAGCTGCGTTCGCTGCAGCAGCTCGGCAACGATGCGATCCGGCCGTTGCTGGCCGCGCTGAAGCGTGGCGAACTGCAGCGGCTGGTGCTGGATTTCGAGGATGGCCTGCAGTTCCAGCTGGACCGCGGCCAGCGCTGGCAGTTCTGGAAGAAGCCGCGCCAGCTTCACGACTGA